The proteins below are encoded in one region of Ferruginibacter lapsinanis:
- the sov gene encoding T9SS outer membrane translocon Sov/SprA has translation MITTVSISATAENTDTKFPFIIGDTTEPKNDGGLLFPIHDRRADYTGDKKSTYDFNLPPNITDSVVYDQTTQLYTVYEKIGNRYYRTPTTYTFDEYWKLRSRQAEVEYFRKRANTMNLLNRKLTKPKLALYDNLFNRLFGNGKIEITPQGNVDVTAGYQGQNIANPTLPERARKNGGFDFDMNAQVNVNANIGDKLKFPINYNTLANFGQDNQLKLDYTGVDDEIIKRLEAGNVSFPSRSTLIPGAQQLFGLKTQLQFGKLNVTAVLANQKSQRQSVNLQGGAASQPIELKADDYEENRHFLLGQYFKDNYNQVMKNLPAVTTPVQILRLEVWVTNRNGSTTDTRDVVGLMDLGERTPYRQPPLVNVLSSFAPPSNGTNDLYSKIISDPNNRNPAMIVSNLQSFGLAPVQDFEKTFARKLDSTQYIFNRQVGFISLSQPLQTDEVLAVAYQYSYNGKIYQVGEFSQDLPPDSASATQKVLFLKLLKATSQRTSLPIWGLMMKNVYSVGYGTLSPTDFKLNLLYQEPSLGEKRYVPFGDKNQGTPILTLDNLDRLNSQLDPQPDGVFDYVEGYTVLSYYSRIIFPVLQPFGRDLAEQIYTVVPPTVKDTLYYALYDSIKAVAQQYPNLNRFVMKGSARTSGSSDISIGYNIPRGSVTVTAGGQTLIEGTDYDINYDLGTIKITNQAVLNAGLPVQVNYENNAAFGIQQRNYLGLRLDYMAKNTVKEQLAIGGTVVRLGERPFFTKVNYNEDPIRNTMYGLDVNYRKEMPRLTKWLDKLPFYQTTVPSTINAYGEMAVLKPGHAPQIGSGSKGAVYIDDFEGSRSGIDLRFPAVSWALASTPQGATDAFGNKIFLEGSLNNNIDYGKNRAKIAWYQIEPSLQLYKGNNNPLATNREELSDPRVRTIYQSEIFPQRTTSFGQNQLVTFDLSYYPTEKGPYNFDDDALSVSSDGRLKNPRSRWGGLMRNIDQTDFETANIEFIEFWLQDPFINTPRNPNATSSTGGKLYFNLGNISEDILKDGRRFYENGLPTPNAPAQIDTSTWGKVPRNPIQVTNAFSNNADDRQYQDVGFDGLDDDSEIVQRQPYLNKLQAILNPNAYAKVAKDPSLDDYVHYRDATFTGADGILKRYKNFNNPQGNSKVNDGSEFSSAATLYPDAEDLNRDNTLNEVEEYFQYTVDIKPDGNTEMEIGNNFIVDKKTVTVKPADGSTREEKWYQFRIPINAYDAKIGNIPDFKSIRFIRMFLTDFEDSVTMRFGQLQLTRNIWRQFKYKVDTTGNYNPISSSVDFSVGGVSIEENDKRSPLPYRTPKDIQRQQIQSNNGVNLLQNEQSMTLKFCGLGKDDTRGVFQTFANRDLRQYRNLSMYLHAENNIKTPFGIKDKDLNAVIRIGTDFVNNYYEIKIPLYLTPLSVGNLNPDTDAYNDSLWRAINNLDVDLTQLTKLKQERNFCTTCPSTTIYRQQQSNGQTYSILGDPNLGEIRGVLISVENSNNLNACGEVWVNELRLTSIDEKGGWAAMGRVDMTLADLGTISASVSTHSQGFGTLEQRANDRYRDDYKQFDIAANLELGKLLPKKAAISIPVFASYSQAISKPEYDPYDMDIRLKDKLSTAQSSQRDSIRRDAIDFTSTKTLNFTNVRKNRTGNKKPKIYDISNFDASYSYINIRAHNPLIENNEVTRHRGGLGYNFAPQPKYIEPFKKIKFFKKRKTHWFDLVKDFNFNPVPSQLSFRADIHRQFGAVRPRSIGASKYKIPETYDKFFTFQRDYIMRWGFTRSLNFDLTATNNSRIDEPYGRLDTKEKKDTVRTNFLKGGRNTLYNQTANFSYTLPTSKFPLLDWTTVNLKYQATYRWIGASRLAVNLGNILENGQQREGTAQLDFTRLYNKLKFFRAIDQPRVTGQTRNVTTRTDTVFKYVVRDGVKVKEVKRLKIRKIKDKNAMPDVGTIGRIFGKLITSVKQVNVSLSENANTRLPGYTDSSQFVGQNWKSMAPGLDFVLGRQPDTTWLNNAAKKGLITKDSMFSTILQQSFDQRLTFTAQLEPIRDLTISINVNKTFNKNYSELFKDTTGSGNNFGHLSPYAGGGFDVSYIAYKTLFGKFDPNRVSQTFITFQNNRQILSERLGKLNPNSDGIPGEFYKGYNKYATDVLIPAFIAAYTGQDPQKVGLIKQSNPNIKSNPFKNIIPRPNWKIDYSGLSRIKGLDKIFTNFTVSHGYNGNLSMNGFTSALLYQDISNTGYPSFYDTISKNFVPYFLVPNITIQEQFAPMIGVDMMFTNQLQAKFEYAKSRTLSLSLIDFQLSETRSTEFSVGAGFRKRGLKLLGGFKLPKFLSKSGSGKLDNEINFRFDFKIRDNATSNSRLDQDNTIPTAGSKEITFTPTIDYFLNSRVNIKLFYDRRKVVPYVQSSAAITNTRAGVQVRISLAQ, from the coding sequence TTGATTACAACAGTATCGATATCCGCTACCGCAGAAAATACAGATACTAAATTTCCTTTCATCATTGGTGATACTACAGAGCCGAAAAATGATGGAGGGCTTCTTTTTCCTATCCACGACAGAAGGGCTGATTATACAGGAGATAAAAAAAGTACCTACGATTTTAACCTTCCGCCAAATATTACAGATTCTGTAGTGTATGATCAGACTACTCAATTGTATACTGTGTATGAAAAGATCGGTAACCGATATTACCGTACACCTACTACTTATACTTTTGATGAATATTGGAAATTACGCAGCAGGCAAGCAGAAGTAGAATATTTTAGAAAACGAGCCAATACAATGAATTTGCTCAATCGCAAATTGACCAAACCAAAATTAGCTCTGTATGATAATCTTTTTAATAGATTGTTTGGCAATGGTAAAATAGAGATCACTCCGCAGGGGAATGTTGATGTTACGGCTGGTTATCAGGGGCAAAACATTGCTAATCCAACGTTACCAGAAAGAGCAAGAAAAAATGGCGGCTTTGATTTTGACATGAATGCCCAGGTAAATGTAAACGCTAATATCGGAGATAAACTAAAGTTTCCTATCAATTACAATACGCTGGCTAATTTCGGGCAAGACAATCAATTGAAATTAGATTATACCGGCGTTGATGATGAAATTATAAAACGATTAGAGGCGGGTAATGTAAGCTTTCCTTCACGTAGTACTTTAATTCCCGGAGCCCAACAGTTGTTTGGATTAAAAACACAATTGCAATTTGGTAAGTTGAATGTTACAGCAGTCTTAGCCAATCAAAAATCACAACGACAAAGTGTAAACCTTCAAGGTGGGGCAGCCTCCCAACCAATCGAATTAAAGGCTGACGATTATGAAGAAAACAGGCATTTTTTATTAGGGCAATATTTTAAAGATAATTACAATCAGGTGATGAAGAATTTGCCAGCTGTAACTACTCCTGTACAAATACTTCGTTTAGAGGTATGGGTTACTAATCGTAATGGTAGTACGACAGATACTAGGGATGTTGTGGGCTTGATGGATCTGGGAGAAAGAACTCCGTACCGTCAGCCTCCATTGGTGAATGTATTGAGTAGCTTTGCACCTCCTTCTAATGGAACAAACGATCTATACAGTAAAATAATCAGTGATCCCAATAACAGAAACCCGGCAATGATCGTAAGCAATCTGCAAAGTTTTGGGCTTGCCCCGGTGCAGGATTTCGAAAAAACATTTGCACGTAAACTAGATTCAACACAATATATTTTTAACCGCCAGGTTGGTTTCATTTCTTTAAGTCAGCCACTTCAAACAGATGAAGTATTAGCAGTAGCCTATCAATATTCTTACAACGGAAAAATTTATCAGGTTGGTGAATTCTCACAGGATCTTCCTCCGGATAGCGCATCTGCTACCCAAAAAGTTTTATTCTTAAAATTATTAAAAGCTACTTCACAAAGAACGAGCCTGCCTATTTGGGGATTGATGATGAAGAATGTTTATTCGGTAGGGTATGGTACATTATCTCCCACTGATTTTAAATTGAATTTATTGTATCAGGAACCAAGTTTAGGTGAAAAAAGATATGTTCCATTCGGAGATAAAAATCAGGGAACACCAATTCTAACGTTGGATAATTTAGATAGGTTGAATAGTCAGTTAGATCCGCAACCCGATGGTGTATTTGATTATGTAGAAGGATATACTGTATTGTCTTATTACAGTCGTATCATATTTCCGGTGTTACAACCTTTTGGACGAGATCTGGCGGAACAAATATATACTGTTGTGCCTCCTACAGTAAAGGATACACTGTACTATGCCCTGTATGATTCTATAAAAGCAGTTGCTCAGCAATATCCTAACCTAAACAGGTTTGTGATGAAGGGCTCTGCCCGTACTTCCGGATCTTCTGATATAAGTATCGGATATAATATCCCTCGTGGTAGCGTTACCGTTACTGCCGGTGGTCAAACATTGATAGAAGGTACAGATTATGACATTAATTATGATCTGGGGACAATAAAAATTACCAATCAGGCAGTTTTGAATGCAGGCTTGCCGGTTCAGGTGAATTATGAAAATAATGCAGCCTTTGGTATACAGCAAAGAAATTATCTGGGATTACGACTGGATTATATGGCTAAGAATACTGTAAAAGAACAATTAGCTATAGGCGGTACGGTTGTACGTTTGGGAGAAAGACCATTTTTTACGAAAGTAAATTATAATGAAGATCCGATCCGTAATACGATGTATGGATTAGACGTGAATTACAGAAAGGAAATGCCACGATTAACAAAATGGTTAGATAAACTTCCTTTTTATCAAACAACAGTACCATCAACAATTAATGCCTATGGCGAAATGGCTGTATTGAAGCCGGGCCATGCGCCACAAATTGGTAGTGGTAGTAAAGGAGCAGTATACATTGATGATTTTGAAGGCAGTCGTTCCGGAATTGATTTGCGTTTTCCTGCGGTGAGTTGGGCTTTGGCTTCTACACCGCAAGGAGCTACCGATGCATTTGGTAATAAAATATTTTTGGAAGGAAGCCTTAACAATAATATTGATTATGGTAAGAACAGAGCAAAAATTGCCTGGTATCAGATAGAACCATCATTACAATTGTACAAAGGAAATAATAATCCATTAGCGACTAACAGAGAAGAGCTTAGCGACCCGAGAGTAAGGACTATTTATCAAAGCGAAATATTTCCTCAGCGAACAACAAGTTTTGGACAAAATCAATTAGTGACTTTCGATCTGTCATATTATCCAACAGAGAAAGGTCCATATAACTTTGATGATGATGCATTGAGTGTTAGTAGTGATGGCAGATTGAAAAATCCTCGAAGCAGATGGGGTGGGCTAATGAGAAATATAGATCAAACAGATTTTGAAACTGCGAATATCGAATTCATCGAATTCTGGTTGCAGGATCCATTTATCAATACTCCTCGTAATCCAAATGCAACCAGTTCTACCGGGGGTAAATTGTATTTCAATCTTGGAAATATTTCTGAAGACATATTAAAAGATGGCAGAAGGTTTTATGAAAATGGATTACCAACTCCTAATGCCCCTGCACAAATTGATACATCTACCTGGGGTAAAGTGCCACGCAATCCAATACAGGTTACAAATGCATTTAGTAATAATGCCGATGATAGACAATACCAGGATGTTGGTTTTGACGGATTGGATGATGATTCTGAAATCGTTCAGCGTCAGCCATACCTTAATAAATTACAGGCAATTTTAAATCCCAATGCATACGCAAAAGTGGCGAAAGACCCGTCATTGGATGATTATGTTCATTACAGGGATGCTACTTTTACGGGGGCAGACGGAATATTAAAACGGTACAAAAACTTCAACAATCCGCAGGGGAACTCAAAAGTAAATGACGGTTCTGAGTTTTCTTCTGCTGCAACATTATATCCCGATGCAGAAGATCTGAACAGAGACAATACACTCAATGAGGTGGAGGAGTATTTTCAATATACAGTAGATATCAAGCCTGATGGAAATACAGAAATGGAGATCGGGAATAATTTTATTGTTGATAAGAAAACTGTAACAGTGAAACCGGCTGATGGCAGTACAAGAGAAGAGAAGTGGTATCAATTCAGAATTCCGATAAATGCTTACGATGCAAAAATTGGGAATATTCCTGATTTTAAATCTATTCGTTTTATCAGAATGTTCTTAACAGATTTTGAAGATAGTGTTACCATGCGTTTTGGTCAATTACAATTGACAAGGAATATATGGCGCCAGTTTAAATACAAAGTGGATACAACCGGTAATTATAATCCTATCAGCAGTAGTGTAGATTTCAGCGTAGGTGGTGTAAGTATTGAAGAAAATGATAAACGTTCACCATTACCTTATCGTACTCCAAAAGATATTCAACGTCAGCAAATTCAAAGTAACAATGGGGTTAATCTTTTGCAGAATGAACAAAGCATGACATTGAAATTCTGCGGATTAGGAAAAGACGATACAAGAGGGGTGTTTCAAACTTTTGCCAACAGAGATCTCCGTCAGTACAGAAACCTGTCGATGTACCTGCATGCAGAAAATAATATTAAAACACCTTTTGGTATAAAAGATAAAGACTTGAATGCGGTGATAAGAATCGGTACTGATTTTGTAAATAATTATTACGAAATCAAAATACCTCTTTACCTCACTCCGCTTTCTGTGGGAAATCTTAATCCCGATACGGATGCTTACAATGATTCTCTGTGGAGGGCCATCAATAATCTGGATGTTGATCTGACTCAATTGACCAAGCTTAAACAAGAGAGGAATTTCTGTACTACCTGCCCTTCAACTACTATTTACAGGCAACAGCAATCTAACGGTCAAACATACTCGATTTTAGGTGATCCTAATTTGGGAGAAATAAGAGGTGTATTGATCAGTGTAGAAAATTCAAATAACCTGAATGCATGCGGTGAGGTTTGGGTAAATGAACTACGATTAACCTCTATCGACGAAAAGGGAGGATGGGCTGCTATGGGTAGAGTAGATATGACGTTGGCGGACCTTGGAACCATTAGTGCATCTGTATCAACACATAGTCAGGGCTTTGGAACATTGGAACAAAGAGCCAATGACAGATATAGGGATGACTACAAACAATTTGATATTGCAGCTAATTTGGAATTAGGTAAACTGTTACCTAAAAAAGCGGCAATTTCAATACCGGTATTTGCCAGCTATTCACAAGCGATCAGTAAACCCGAATATGATCCATATGATATGGATATTCGCTTAAAGGATAAATTGAGTACGGCTCAATCATCGCAAAGAGATTCTATAAGAAGGGATGCGATAGATTTTACCAGTACCAAAACATTGAATTTTACCAACGTAAGAAAAAACAGAACCGGGAATAAAAAACCTAAGATCTACGATATATCAAACTTTGATGCCAGTTATTCTTACATCAATATTAGAGCACATAATCCTTTAATAGAAAATAATGAAGTAACAAGGCATAGAGGAGGATTGGGGTACAATTTTGCGCCGCAACCAAAATATATTGAACCATTTAAAAAGATCAAGTTTTTTAAAAAACGTAAAACACATTGGTTTGACCTGGTAAAGGATTTCAACTTTAATCCGGTTCCGTCTCAGTTAAGTTTCAGAGCAGATATCCATCGTCAGTTTGGTGCTGTTCGTCCGAGAAGTATTGGTGCATCTAAGTATAAGATACCAGAAACCTATGATAAGTTTTTCACTTTCCAGAGAGACTATATCATGCGCTGGGGTTTTACACGTTCACTTAATTTCGATCTGACTGCTACCAATAACTCTCGTATTGATGAGCCTTACGGTAGATTAGATACCAAAGAAAAGAAAGATACTGTACGTACTAACTTCCTTAAAGGGGGAAGAAATACATTGTATAATCAAACAGCTAATTTTTCTTACACTTTACCTACATCCAAATTTCCTTTGTTGGATTGGACAACAGTTAATCTGAAATATCAGGCAACCTACCGTTGGATCGGTGCTTCCAGATTAGCGGTTAACCTGGGTAATATTTTGGAAAATGGTCAACAAAGAGAAGGTACAGCGCAGTTAGATTTTACCAGACTCTATAATAAATTGAAATTCTTTAGAGCAATCGATCAACCTAGAGTAACAGGACAAACAAGAAATGTTACTACCAGAACAGACACTGTATTTAAATATGTTGTACGAGATGGAGTGAAGGTTAAAGAAGTAAAACGGTTGAAGATTCGTAAGATAAAAGATAAAAATGCGATGCCGGATGTGGGAACGATCGGTAGAATATTTGGAAAATTGATCACCAGTGTGAAACAGGTAAATGTATCGTTGTCTGAAAATGCCAACACTCGTTTGCCAGGGTATACTGATAGTAGTCAGTTTGTAGGACAAAACTGGAAGAGTATGGCTCCGGGATTGGACTTTGTATTGGGTAGACAACCGGATACAACCTGGTTGAATAATGCTGCTAAAAAAGGATTGATAACAAAAGACAGTATGTTCAGCACAATTTTGCAACAGTCTTTTGATCAACGATTAACCTTTACAGCTCAATTAGAGCCGATAAGAGATCTGACGATCAGTATTAATGTGAACAAAACATTCAATAAGAATTATTCTGAATTGTTCAAAGACACTACTGGCTCCGGAAATAATTTCGGACATTTAAGTCCTTATGCAGGTGGTGGTTTTGATGTGAGCTATATTGCCTACAAAACCTTGTTCGGAAAATTTGATCCTAACAGAGTGTCACAAACATTTATAACATTCCAGAATAACCGTCAGATATTATCTGAACGTTTAGGTAAGTTAAATCCAAATTCAGACGGAATACCCGGAGAATTTTACAAGGGGTATAATAAATATGCGACGGATGTGTTAATTCCTGCTTTTATTGCTGCTTATACCGGGCAAGATCCGCAAAAGGTTGGATTGATAAAACAAAGTAATCCAAACATAAAATCTAATCCTTTCAAAAATATCATACCAAGGCCAAACTGGAAGATAGATTATAGCGGCTTGAGCAGAATAAAAGGATTGGATAAAATATTTACCAACTTCACAGTGTCGCATGGTTACAATGGTAATTTGAGTATGAATGGATTTACATCAGCATTATTGTATCAGGATATAAGCAATACTGGTTATCCTTCATTTTATGATACTATCTCTAAAAACTTTGTGCCATACTTCTTAGTGCCTAATATTACTATTCAGGAACAATTTGCTCCTATGATAGGCGTAGATATGATGTTCACTAATCAACTGCAGGCGAAATTTGAATATGCAAAATCAAGAACATTAAGTTTGAGTTTAATCGATTTTCAATTGAGTGAAACGAGATCTACAGAGTTCTCAGTTGGCGCAGGTTTCCGTAAACGCGGCTTAAAATTATTGGGTGGATTTAAACTCCCTAAATTCTTAAGCAAAAGCGGTTCAGGTAAATTAGATAATGAGATCAATTTCAGATTTGATTTTAAAATAAGAGATAATGCTACATCGAATAGCAGATTGGATCAAGACAATACGATACCAACTGCAGGTAGCAAAGAAATTACCTTTACGCCAACAATAGATTATTTCCTGAATAGCAGGGTAAATATTAAACTCTTTTACGACAGAAGAAAAGTAGTGCCTTATGTACAATCAAGTGCGGCCATTACAAATACAAGGGCAGGAGTTCAGGTGAGAATTTCATTGGCACAATAA
- a CDS encoding PKD domain-containing protein produces the protein MRRVIYTILFLFIFTNVSARHIKGGFFSYKYLGAGITNPSYLRYKITLTVFMECHPSDQQLNANINFTIFNPRTFQRLANPGVTITREYELEKTYDEPCISGDQRECYYTIAVYELNNYELPVSADGYMFAYQRCCRIEDMDNIINSGDVGNTYTITIPGTSSTVVDANKNNSPDFFINDTVVVCQNSFFSYPFKATDIDGDSLSYSLCSAYLGGGAPPNGQPEPNPAATPPYNMVPYKSPYNGSSPMGSKVTINSVTGMISGIAPPIVNTGEYVITVCVSEYRKGIYFAESRKELHIRVRNCDPIKAFLNPKPVTCDGFSVDFSNDIFTPSGTVYNWNFGDPNSGIANTSTSSKPTHTFTDTGIYTVKLKISLNGLCADSTTLKVKVYPGFFPGFRTTSPLCKGQPIQFRDTTKTNYGTVTGWRWDFADAAATNDTSHLKNPSYTYTTAGTIQNVQFIVANTFGCIDTVYKDIIISDNPSIQAMNDTLICSIDNLRLTATGNGNITWTSDNIFDGVNGQGSNPIVSPNFPTKYYATVMDASGCKNTDSVFVDVRTFITVDAGNDTTICKGDIISLHPISEALQYKWLPAADIDNAFIKNPSVSPLSTTTYRVIANLGLCQAEDIITIKVVPYPAQQVVKDTGICFSFSAKIYAAGGSNYSWSPATFLSDANIASPDVLFPTATTTYIATVTDTLGCPKPTYDTFTVRVIPKIIADAGPRDTAIVIGETLNLHGSGAEIYSWSPATGLSDPGSQNPSANLDNNMEYVLLAQTKEGCKGSDTISIKVYRVDPDLYVPTAFTPNGDGMNDEFKPILLGVKHLDYFNVFNRWGQLIYSSVSTKKGWDGTFGGKPQDPGTYVWQAKGLSFENKILSKKGYVILIR, from the coding sequence ATGAGGAGAGTTATCTATACCATATTATTCCTGTTTATATTTACCAACGTTTCTGCCAGACATATAAAAGGTGGTTTTTTTAGCTATAAATATTTAGGCGCAGGCATTACAAACCCTTCCTATCTCAGATATAAAATTACACTTACTGTTTTTATGGAGTGTCATCCTAGCGACCAACAATTAAATGCTAATATAAATTTCACCATTTTTAATCCCAGAACATTTCAGCGTTTGGCTAATCCCGGGGTGACGATCACGAGAGAATATGAATTAGAGAAAACATATGATGAACCTTGTATTTCCGGCGATCAGAGAGAATGCTACTATACCATTGCAGTTTATGAATTAAATAATTACGAGTTACCTGTATCTGCAGATGGATATATGTTTGCCTATCAGAGATGTTGCCGGATAGAAGACATGGATAATATTATTAATTCCGGAGATGTTGGCAATACCTATACGATTACAATACCCGGTACATCTTCCACAGTTGTTGATGCAAATAAAAATAATAGCCCGGATTTTTTCATCAATGATACTGTTGTCGTTTGTCAAAATAGTTTTTTCAGTTATCCATTTAAGGCTACCGACATCGATGGAGATTCATTATCATATAGCTTATGTAGCGCTTACCTGGGTGGCGGGGCTCCTCCCAATGGACAGCCAGAACCTAACCCTGCAGCAACTCCTCCTTATAATATGGTGCCCTATAAATCTCCTTACAATGGAAGTAGCCCGATGGGATCAAAAGTTACAATTAACTCAGTTACCGGCATGATCAGCGGCATTGCCCCTCCTATCGTAAACACAGGCGAATATGTAATTACTGTATGCGTTTCTGAATATCGCAAAGGAATTTATTTTGCAGAATCAAGAAAAGAATTACATATTAGAGTCAGAAACTGCGATCCTATCAAAGCATTTTTAAACCCAAAACCTGTAACCTGTGATGGGTTCAGCGTAGATTTTTCAAATGATATCTTTACACCTTCCGGCACTGTTTATAATTGGAATTTTGGAGACCCTAATTCTGGCATTGCTAATACATCCACTTCTTCTAAGCCAACGCACACTTTCACTGATACAGGCATTTATACAGTAAAATTAAAGATATCATTAAACGGTCTTTGTGCAGATTCTACAACATTAAAAGTTAAAGTGTACCCTGGGTTTTTCCCAGGATTCCGTACCACTTCACCATTGTGTAAAGGTCAACCCATTCAATTTAGAGATACTACTAAAACAAATTACGGAACTGTTACCGGCTGGCGCTGGGACTTTGCAGATGCAGCGGCAACAAATGATACCAGCCATCTGAAAAACCCTTCATATACATATACAACAGCAGGCACTATACAGAATGTACAATTCATAGTAGCCAACACTTTTGGGTGTATTGATACTGTGTATAAAGACATCATAATTTCAGACAACCCGTCTATACAAGCTATGAATGACACCCTCATTTGTTCCATAGACAACCTTAGACTAACAGCAACGGGTAATGGAAATATAACATGGACTTCTGATAATATATTCGATGGGGTGAATGGTCAAGGTTCAAACCCAATTGTCAGCCCCAATTTCCCAACAAAATATTACGCTACAGTTATGGATGCTTCGGGTTGCAAGAACACTGATTCCGTTTTTGTTGATGTAAGAACCTTTATAACAGTAGATGCAGGAAACGACACCACCATTTGTAAAGGTGATATAATTTCTCTGCATCCAATTAGCGAAGCATTGCAATATAAATGGTTACCAGCTGCAGACATAGATAACGCATTCATAAAAAACCCTTCGGTTAGTCCTTTATCAACTACAACTTATCGTGTTATCGCCAACCTTGGATTGTGTCAGGCTGAAGATATTATTACCATTAAGGTAGTACCTTATCCTGCTCAACAGGTAGTAAAGGATACGGGAATATGTTTTTCTTTTTCTGCAAAGATATATGCCGCTGGAGGTAGCAATTACAGTTGGTCGCCGGCTACATTTTTATCTGATGCAAATATTGCTTCACCGGATGTACTTTTTCCTACGGCAACAACAACATACATTGCAACTGTTACAGATACACTTGGTTGTCCAAAACCTACTTACGACACGTTTACAGTAAGAGTGATCCCGAAAATTATTGCAGATGCAGGTCCACGTGATACAGCAATTGTAATAGGAGAAACGCTGAACCTACATGGTAGTGGTGCAGAAATTTATTCATGGTCACCTGCTACAGGGTTAAGCGATCCGGGAAGCCAAAACCCGTCTGCTAATCTTGATAATAACATGGAATATGTACTATTGGCTCAAACCAAAGAAGGTTGCAAAGGCAGTGATACGATCAGTATAAAAGTATATAGAGTTGACCCTGACCTATATGTACCTACCGCATTTACTCCAAATGGAGATGGGATGAATGATGAGTTTAAGCCCATCTTATTAGGCGTAAAACATCTCGACTATTTCAATGTATTCAATCGCTGGGGACAATTAATATATTCATCTGTTAGTACCAAAAAAGGCTGGGATGGTACATTTGGGGGAAAGCCACAGGATCCCGGCACCTATGTTTGGCAGGCAAAGGGGCTTAGTTTTGAAAATAAAATATTAAGTAAAAAAGGATATGTTATTTTGATCAGATAA
- a CDS encoding alpha/beta fold hydrolase — translation MLTKTLTYNNAIVSYKTIGAGTTVMLLHGFGEDSEIWKHQISYLQKNFHLIIPDIPGSGSSALIPDADIDTYAEVMKAILDIEKINQCVMVGHSMGGYITLAFAEKYSEYLKSFALFHSSAFADSEEKKQTREKAIAFIMANNAYNFLKTSIPGLFRFQEGPNALTPCINELIEKGKNFTAAALIQYYRAMIGRPDRTDILRKTSLPVLFVIGEFDNAIPLESSLKQCYIPNKSHIHILHNSGHMGMLEETEKTNSILFKFLNSTS, via the coding sequence ATGCTCACTAAAACGCTGACTTACAACAATGCAATTGTATCATACAAAACTATTGGTGCCGGCACTACTGTTATGCTGTTACATGGATTTGGAGAAGACAGTGAAATATGGAAACACCAGATCAGTTATTTACAAAAAAATTTTCATTTAATTATTCCGGATATTCCCGGAAGTGGAAGTTCTGCATTAATACCTGATGCCGATATAGATACTTATGCTGAAGTAATGAAAGCCATATTAGATATTGAAAAGATCAATCAATGTGTGATGGTGGGGCACAGTATGGGTGGCTATATTACTTTAGCTTTTGCTGAAAAATATTCGGAATATTTAAAAAGTTTTGCCTTGTTTCATTCAAGTGCTTTTGCCGATAGTGAAGAAAAAAAACAAACACGAGAAAAAGCCATCGCATTTATAATGGCTAATAATGCGTATAATTTTTTAAAAACGAGTATCCCCGGCTTGTTCCGATTTCAGGAAGGCCCCAATGCATTAACTCCCTGTATCAATGAGCTGATTGAAAAAGGTAAAAATTTTACTGCTGCCGCATTGATACAATATTACAGAGCAATGATCGGCAGACCGGACAGAACTGATATCTTAAGGAAAACTTCTTTACCTGTATTATTCGTCATTGGAGAGTTCGACAATGCTATTCCTCTTGAAAGTAGTCTGAAACAATGCTACATACCCAATAAATCACATATCCATATTTTACACAACTCAGGCCATATGGGCATGCTTGAAGAAACGGAAAAAACAAACAGCATTTTATTTAAATTCCTAAACAGCACATCGTAA